A single Tachypleus tridentatus isolate NWPU-2018 chromosome 9, ASM421037v1, whole genome shotgun sequence DNA region contains:
- the LOC143226586 gene encoding uncharacterized protein LOC143226586 isoform X3: protein MSIHAAEGKHSSATNQLEQEGLEIQQMKCTQCQVISGLGIFGAGTYVLYHARQAKQVYSKMIGLTFGIGLLTVGVARLGNFPPFQH, encoded by the exons ATGTCAATACATGCTGCAGAAGGTAAACACAGTTCTGCTACTAACCAGTTAGAACAAGAAGGCCTAGAGATTCAGCAGATGAAGTGCACTCAGTGTCAAGTAATTAGTGGCTTGGGAATTTTTGGTGCTGGGACCTATGTACTCTATCATGCGAGGCAAGCCAAACAAGTATACAGTAAAATGATAGGTTTAACATTTGGCATTG GACTGTTAACTGTTGGTGTTGCAAGGCTAGGAAATTTTCCTCCATTTCAACATTAA